A single Methylomonas sp. AM2-LC DNA region contains:
- the neuB gene encoding N-acetylneuraminate synthase, with amino-acid sequence MSVFIIAEAGVNHNGSLETAMQLVDVAVAAGADAIKFQTFKADKLVTRTAAKADYQKLNSVTDESQLVMLQRLELKYEFHFQLRDYCRSKGILFLSTAFDFESLRFLVDEVGVEQLKIPSGEITNGPFLLAHAQTGKNIIVSTGMANLSEIEAALGVLAFGYLKEDRPSITAFQAAFSSDAGQSVLKNKVTLLHCTSEYPTPLAHVNLRAMDVLQQVFGLSVGYSDHTEGLVVPIAAAARGASLIEKHFTLDKSQEGPDHRVSLEPQELKQMVAGIRAVEQCLGVSSKTPQSVELENREVARKSLVAAEEISAGEYFGVKNLAIKRPGTGLSPMEYWRLLGQRSQRAYHVDEMIE; translated from the coding sequence ATGAGTGTTTTTATTATTGCCGAAGCTGGGGTTAATCATAACGGTAGTCTGGAGACTGCAATGCAACTGGTCGATGTTGCAGTGGCTGCAGGAGCTGATGCCATTAAGTTTCAAACGTTTAAGGCTGATAAATTGGTCACACGTACTGCAGCAAAAGCGGATTATCAAAAACTCAACAGTGTTACCGATGAAAGTCAGCTGGTAATGTTGCAACGTTTGGAATTGAAATATGAATTCCACTTTCAGTTACGTGATTATTGTAGGTCTAAAGGTATTTTATTTTTATCTACTGCGTTTGATTTCGAAAGTTTACGTTTTCTAGTCGACGAAGTGGGTGTCGAACAATTAAAAATTCCATCGGGTGAGATTACTAATGGCCCATTTTTATTGGCGCATGCTCAAACCGGAAAAAATATTATTGTGTCTACTGGTATGGCAAATCTGTCCGAAATTGAAGCTGCACTGGGTGTGTTGGCGTTTGGTTATCTGAAAGAAGACAGGCCTTCCATAACTGCTTTTCAGGCGGCATTTAGTTCGGATGCTGGACAAAGTGTTTTAAAAAATAAAGTGACGCTGCTGCACTGTACTAGTGAATATCCTACGCCCTTGGCACATGTTAATTTACGAGCGATGGATGTTTTGCAGCAGGTTTTTGGCTTGTCGGTGGGTTATTCTGATCATACGGAAGGATTGGTGGTACCTATTGCCGCAGCAGCACGTGGTGCAAGTTTAATAGAAAAACATTTTACTTTGGATAAAAGCCAGGAAGGTCCGGATCATCGAGTCTCGTTGGAGCCGCAGGAATTAAAGCAGATGGTGGCTGGGATCCGTGCTGTCGAACAGTGTTTAGGCGTGTCGAGCAAAACGCCACAGTCAGTCGAACTTGAAAATCGAGAGGTGGCGCGTAAAAGCTTGGTAGCCGCAGAAGAAATATCTGCAGGAGAATACTTTGGAGTCAAAAATTTGGCAATAAAACGTCCTGGTACTGGATTAAGTCCAATGGAATATTGGCGTTTGCTTGGGCAAAGAAGTCAGCGTGCCTATCATGTGGATGAGATGATTGAATGA
- a CDS encoding acetyltransferase, translating to MKPVIILGSGGHARVILNILSRLGVMVKGFVDPHRPVSSIYMGISVLGDDQSVLNCETDQVELVNGIGSLPRDAKLRSTLFDFFQKRGYTFKTVIDPLAFVADDVRLAAGVQVMAGVIIQTGTIIAENSIVNSGVIVEHDCRIGKHVHIAPGAVLSGEILVGDHVHIGTGATVIQGIEIGEGSVIGAGSVVTRSVSCQQIVFPPRAQHQDL from the coding sequence ATGAAGCCCGTGATTATTCTGGGAAGTGGTGGGCACGCAAGAGTCATACTCAATATTTTAAGTCGTCTCGGAGTGATGGTAAAAGGTTTTGTAGATCCGCATCGACCTGTCTCCAGTATTTATATGGGAATCAGTGTGTTGGGCGACGATCAATCCGTATTAAATTGTGAGACAGATCAGGTCGAATTAGTGAATGGTATTGGCTCTTTACCAAGGGATGCCAAACTTCGAAGCACCTTATTCGACTTTTTTCAGAAACGAGGTTACACATTTAAAACTGTTATTGACCCTCTTGCATTTGTAGCGGATGACGTGCGATTAGCGGCAGGTGTGCAAGTAATGGCGGGTGTCATAATTCAGACAGGCACGATAATTGCTGAGAACTCTATTGTTAACAGTGGCGTTATCGTCGAGCATGATTGTCGCATCGGTAAACATGTACACATTGCGCCTGGCGCTGTGTTAAGTGGCGAAATATTGGTTGGTGATCATGTACACATAGGTACGGGTGCCACTGTTATTCAGGGTATAGAAATAGGTGAGGGCAGTGTGATAGGTGCTGGTAGTGTAGTGACCAGATCTGTGAGCTGTCAGCAAATAGTTTTTCCGCCACGTGCACAACACCAGGATTTGTAA